The proteins below are encoded in one region of Desertifilum tharense IPPAS B-1220:
- a CDS encoding protein kinase, with protein MQPPIPIGTLLQNRYQILKILGQGGFGRTYLAEDKGRFNEWCALKEFIPQQTGTYALEKSKELFQREASTLYQIRHPQVPQFRATFEQEGRLFLVQDYVEGKTYRALLAERQAQGRAFSEAEIHKLLEQLLPVLAQIHAQGIIHRDISPDNIMWRQSDSLPVLIDFGVVKEVVTRFRSPEETVPQATTVGKAGYAPKEQMQMGLAYPSSDLYALAVTLLVLLTGREPQELFDPNQMSWQIPVGNHPQLRPVLSRMLSYQPSDRFAHANEVLAALQTPQSPAIPPTQPFPVQAASEVPPTQPFSPQPPTPSYSPAPNPSEMATMAVGGRSQPLSSRTPTPPQGPVIPPNSTSIWDNPWAVVGIGAGVALAAGLGSLALFTAVLDRPTPTPTPTVTVTPTPTPTPSPIVTPTPTPAPVTYEQFLNIQPNRVANLENQIRANETVRYAFNVEEPNDFNAYLSGEGVLMSLFGPDGEALPGRTQNVSIWEGTLPASGEYRIEVRPVRGIQQADYQLNLNLIAPEPTPEPTPEPTPTPTPTPTVPPPVEVEGEQVRFPAGQTGVERTGVVGPSRVYRYSVRGRQNQVMTVEILEGNARFNVRFPTGEPIPDAAGLLFWQTQLPQGGDYQIEVVANEETDFRIAIAIQE; from the coding sequence ATGCAACCACCCATTCCCATCGGCACGCTTTTACAAAATCGCTACCAAATCCTAAAGATTTTGGGTCAGGGAGGGTTTGGTCGTACCTATTTAGCAGAAGATAAGGGTCGCTTTAACGAATGGTGCGCCCTTAAAGAGTTTATTCCTCAGCAAACGGGTACCTACGCCTTAGAGAAGTCTAAAGAGTTATTTCAACGCGAGGCGAGTACCCTTTACCAAATTCGCCATCCCCAGGTTCCCCAGTTCCGCGCCACCTTCGAGCAGGAAGGGCGGTTATTTCTGGTGCAAGATTATGTTGAGGGGAAAACCTATCGAGCGTTGCTGGCAGAACGTCAGGCCCAAGGGAGAGCGTTTAGCGAAGCAGAAATCCACAAGCTTTTAGAGCAGTTGCTTCCCGTATTGGCTCAGATTCACGCTCAGGGGATTATTCACCGCGATATTTCACCTGACAATATTATGTGGCGTCAAAGCGATTCTTTGCCGGTTTTAATTGACTTTGGCGTTGTCAAAGAGGTGGTAACGCGCTTTCGGTCTCCAGAGGAGACTGTTCCCCAAGCAACAACGGTCGGGAAAGCCGGTTACGCCCCTAAAGAGCAGATGCAGATGGGGTTAGCGTATCCTAGTAGCGATCTGTATGCGTTGGCGGTGACGCTGCTGGTGTTGCTGACGGGACGAGAACCCCAAGAGTTGTTCGATCCTAATCAAATGAGTTGGCAGATCCCGGTGGGGAATCATCCTCAACTGCGACCCGTTTTAAGCCGGATGTTAAGCTATCAGCCGAGCGATCGCTTTGCCCATGCGAATGAGGTTTTGGCGGCATTGCAGACGCCCCAATCCCCCGCCATTCCGCCCACTCAGCCTTTCCCGGTACAAGCGGCTTCAGAGGTGCCGCCGACTCAGCCGTTTTCGCCGCAACCGCCAACTCCGAGTTATTCTCCGGCCCCTAATCCTTCAGAGATGGCAACGATGGCCGTGGGAGGGCGATCGCAACCGCTGAGTTCTAGAACGCCAACCCCCCCGCAAGGGCCGGTGATTCCGCCGAATTCAACGTCTATTTGGGATAATCCTTGGGCTGTGGTGGGGATTGGGGCAGGTGTCGCTTTAGCGGCGGGATTGGGTTCTTTGGCACTATTTACGGCCGTTCTCGACCGCCCTACGCCCACCCCAACGCCTACGGTGACGGTGACGCCGACACCAACGCCAACGCCGTCTCCCATCGTGACGCCAACGCCAACGCCTGCACCCGTTACTTACGAGCAGTTTTTGAATATTCAACCCAACCGCGTCGCGAATTTAGAAAATCAGATTCGGGCAAATGAAACCGTTCGCTATGCGTTTAATGTTGAAGAACCGAATGATTTTAATGCTTATTTGTCGGGCGAAGGGGTGTTGATGTCGCTGTTTGGGCCCGATGGCGAGGCGTTACCAGGGCGAACGCAAAATGTGTCGATTTGGGAAGGAACGCTTCCGGCTAGCGGCGAATATCGCATTGAAGTTAGACCCGTGCGCGGCATTCAACAAGCGGATTATCAGTTGAATCTCAATTTAATTGCGCCCGAACCGACTCCGGAACCGACTCCCGAACCCACGCCGACGCCTACACCAACGCCAACAGTTCCTCCTCCGGTTGAGGTTGAAGGCGAACAAGTGCGCTTTCCTGCTGGACAAACGGGGGTAGAACGGACGGGAGTAGTGGGGCCGAGTCGAGTTTACCGCTATTCGGTTCGGGGTCGGCAGAATCAGGTGATGACGGTGGAAATTCTTGAAGGAAATGCCCGATTTAATGTGCGCTTTCCGACGGGAGAACCAATCCCGGATGCGGCGGGACTGCTATTCTGGCAAACGCAGTTACCTCAAGGCGGAGACTACCAAATTGAGGTTGTGGCGAATGAGGAGACGGATTTTAGAATTGCGATCGCCATTCAAGAGTAG
- a CDS encoding SGNH/GDSL hydrolase family protein produces MFKFKKLPALLGQTAIILTISLIFTEVALRIYNKFNPSFVFYDASYNRYRGKPFADDYDFQLNSRGFKDVEFEVEKAPDTYRILGIGDSFAYGVVPYEHNYYTRLEEKLNQSNGNFEVINMGIPNLDPKDYLAILINEGLELNPDMVVLSFFIGNDFLNSKSERRSLYTYSYTASFVNFIVQLARKYEGNVIHGKYVYQDDTKTLEDDAFLAVQQHRSILFYKDNNGFADDVETTFDYLQRIQEICNSRNIQLVVVLIPDENQVNPELQAQVVESLGGSLEYYDFDIPNRLLTQKLGQANIAYLDLLDLFRTETNNQLLYKPNDTHWNIPGNELAAIEIHRYLREQFFNTSANH; encoded by the coding sequence ATGTTTAAATTTAAAAAGCTTCCTGCTTTATTAGGACAAACAGCGATTATCTTAACGATTTCGCTAATCTTTACAGAAGTCGCCTTGAGAATCTATAACAAATTCAATCCTAGTTTCGTCTTTTACGATGCTTCTTACAATCGCTATCGGGGCAAACCCTTTGCGGATGACTATGATTTTCAACTCAATTCTAGAGGATTCAAGGATGTTGAGTTTGAGGTTGAAAAAGCCCCAGACACCTATCGAATCTTAGGAATCGGTGATTCGTTTGCCTATGGAGTGGTTCCTTACGAGCATAATTACTATACTCGTTTAGAAGAAAAGCTGAATCAATCTAATGGGAATTTTGAAGTCATTAATATGGGAATTCCCAACCTCGATCCCAAGGATTATTTAGCAATTTTGATAAACGAAGGCTTGGAACTCAACCCGGATATGGTAGTTCTCAGCTTTTTTATTGGGAATGACTTCTTAAATTCTAAATCAGAAAGACGTAGCTTATATACTTATTCCTACACAGCCTCTTTTGTTAATTTCATCGTTCAACTAGCGCGTAAATATGAAGGGAATGTAATTCACGGCAAGTATGTTTATCAAGATGATACTAAAACCTTAGAAGATGATGCTTTTTTGGCAGTGCAGCAGCATCGCAGCATCCTTTTTTATAAAGATAATAATGGATTTGCAGATGATGTAGAAACAACGTTTGATTATCTCCAGAGAATTCAAGAAATTTGTAATTCCAGAAATATTCAATTAGTCGTTGTCTTAATTCCCGATGAAAACCAAGTCAATCCTGAACTTCAAGCGCAAGTTGTTGAAAGTTTGGGCGGATCGCTGGAATACTATGATTTTGACATTCCCAATCGTCTCTTAACCCAGAAACTTGGACAAGCCAATATTGCTTACTTGGATTTACTCGATCTCTTTAGAACAGAAACCAATAATCAACTGCTCTATAAACCCAACGATACTCACTGGAATATTCCGGGAAATGAGCTAGCAGCGATTGAGATTCATCGGTATCTGAGGGAGCAATTTTTTAACACCTCAGCCAATCACTAA
- a CDS encoding GatB/YqeY domain-containing protein, whose product MSLIDRIGEEIKSAMKAKDKVRLETVRSIKKVLLEKQTSVRDPESKELSEAEELEVLSQLAKQRRDSIEQYRSAGREDLAQKEEQELVIIEEYLPRQLSDAEIESAIAQIIAQVGATSPKDMGKVMGPAMQQLKGKADGKKVQDIVKAKLSG is encoded by the coding sequence ATGAGTTTAATCGATCGGATCGGCGAAGAGATCAAATCAGCAATGAAAGCCAAGGACAAAGTTCGGCTAGAGACTGTTCGCAGCATTAAAAAGGTTTTGCTAGAAAAACAAACCAGCGTTCGCGATCCTGAATCTAAGGAACTGAGCGAAGCTGAAGAACTTGAAGTTCTCTCGCAGCTTGCCAAACAGCGGCGCGACTCGATCGAACAATACCGCAGCGCCGGCCGCGAGGATCTCGCTCAAAAAGAAGAGCAAGAGTTAGTGATTATTGAGGAGTATTTACCGCGTCAACTCTCGGATGCAGAGATAGAAAGCGCGATCGCCCAAATTATTGCCCAAGTGGGGGCAACCTCCCCGAAAGATATGGGTAAAGTGATGGGGCCCGCTATGCAGCAACTCAAAGGCAAAGCAGACGGAAAGAAGGTGCAGGACATTGTAAAAGCTAAATTGAGCGGCTAG